In the genome of Qipengyuania seohaensis, one region contains:
- a CDS encoding FAD-binding oxidoreductase: MNTTTRSFITEASAILGSRGFTQDLDLIEPWLTDWRGRYTGTALGLASPASTQEVSRLMTLCAQHGVPIVPQGGNSGMSGGATPDDTGRAIILSLRRMNAIRNFDEQARQITCEAGVVLQTLHDEAAKHRLRFPLTLGGKGSATIGGLISTNAGGTQVLRHGTMRAQVLGLEAVMADGSIMDTLTPLKKDNRGFDLKQLLIGSEGTLGIVTAATLRLLPEIGGRCVIWAGLSSLAQARQLLLHCEGAAAEEMEGFEVIPSHCLDAVLKHLPDTRNPLSAHHHWHALIELVAEPEKVDALQPLAETMLATAMEQDLLEDAVIAANETQAEAFWLIRDSISPAERAIGPAMQHDISVPVATMAQFVEHATPLIEERFPGTCAVAFGHLGDGNVHFHVLAPPDAVPGEWELGQGKEISAYVHDLVTQWHGSISAEHGIGQMKRDELGRLGDPVSLSLMRAIKDALDPRGLLNPGKLLPLAKGGLNA; this comes from the coding sequence ATGAATACGACGACACGATCCTTTATCACCGAGGCATCGGCCATCCTCGGTTCGCGCGGATTCACGCAGGATCTCGACTTGATCGAACCGTGGCTCACGGATTGGCGCGGCCGGTATACGGGGACAGCACTCGGCCTGGCATCGCCTGCTTCGACTCAGGAGGTATCCCGCCTAATGACCCTGTGTGCGCAGCACGGCGTTCCGATCGTCCCGCAGGGCGGGAACAGCGGGATGTCGGGCGGCGCCACTCCGGACGATACAGGTCGGGCCATCATCCTTTCGCTCCGACGGATGAATGCGATCAGGAACTTCGACGAACAGGCGCGGCAAATTACTTGCGAAGCTGGCGTCGTCCTCCAGACACTCCATGACGAAGCGGCCAAGCATCGGCTTCGGTTTCCCTTGACGCTAGGCGGCAAAGGGTCGGCGACCATTGGCGGGCTGATTTCCACCAATGCGGGCGGCACACAAGTTTTGCGGCACGGCACAATGCGCGCTCAGGTTCTCGGACTCGAAGCGGTCATGGCTGACGGCAGCATCATGGACACGCTTACGCCGCTCAAGAAGGACAACCGGGGCTTCGACCTGAAGCAATTGCTGATCGGATCGGAGGGGACGCTCGGGATCGTGACGGCCGCCACCCTCCGTCTGCTGCCCGAAATTGGCGGTCGATGCGTCATCTGGGCAGGGTTGAGTTCGCTCGCGCAGGCGCGCCAGTTGCTATTGCATTGCGAGGGTGCGGCTGCGGAGGAGATGGAGGGGTTCGAGGTCATTCCCTCGCATTGCCTCGACGCGGTGCTCAAGCACCTGCCCGATACGCGAAATCCACTGTCTGCCCATCATCACTGGCACGCCTTGATCGAACTCGTCGCCGAGCCGGAGAAAGTAGACGCCCTCCAGCCGCTTGCAGAGACGATGCTGGCCACTGCCATGGAGCAGGATTTGCTGGAAGACGCGGTGATTGCGGCGAACGAAACGCAGGCAGAAGCATTCTGGCTAATCCGCGATTCGATCTCGCCAGCCGAGCGCGCGATCGGGCCGGCGATGCAGCATGACATTTCCGTCCCCGTCGCAACGATGGCGCAATTCGTGGAACACGCCACTCCCTTGATCGAAGAACGTTTCCCCGGAACGTGTGCTGTCGCCTTCGGTCATCTTGGTGATGGGAACGTCCATTTCCATGTCCTCGCCCCGCCGGATGCGGTCCCGGGCGAGTGGGAGTTGGGACAGGGCAAAGAAATAAGTGCCTATGTCCATGATCTCGTGACGCAGTGGCATGGCTCGATCAGCGCAGAACACGGGATCGGGCAGATGAAGCGCGACGAACTTGGCCGGCTAGGGGATCCTGTTTCGCTCTCGCTGATGCGCGCGATAAAGGACGCGTTAGACCCCCGGGGATTGCTCAATCCCGGCAAGCTGCTCCCGCTTGCGAAAGGCGGTTTGAACGCCTAA
- a CDS encoding SapC family protein, producing MASAPQQPQLPLFFNDLMPLNSKDHANYKSRSLDSAPWLSKAHAIPLTVEEFVQAQRNFPIVFSTGDAPLPLALMGLNEGVNTFVDDKGKVTDPVYIPAYIRRYPFMLARLQRDSDQLSLCFDPTSDAVGEFDEGRPLFENGEAAEATQQILDFCQNFESAAQRTQSFITQLIENELLMDGEVSIQTDGSDKPFLYRGFKMVDQDKVRELPAAKVEEFNKNGLMMLIHAHLFSLDNMRTIFSRQVQQGWKPEAIAENGAANV from the coding sequence ATGGCGAGCGCGCCGCAGCAGCCTCAACTGCCCCTTTTCTTTAACGATCTCATGCCGCTGAACAGCAAGGATCATGCGAACTACAAGTCGCGTTCCCTGGATTCGGCACCTTGGCTGTCGAAGGCCCACGCTATTCCGCTGACCGTGGAAGAGTTTGTGCAGGCCCAGCGTAATTTCCCGATCGTTTTCTCGACCGGCGACGCTCCCCTTCCCTTGGCCCTGATGGGTCTGAACGAAGGCGTTAACACCTTTGTCGACGATAAGGGCAAGGTCACCGATCCCGTCTACATTCCGGCATACATCCGCCGTTATCCCTTCATGCTCGCACGGCTCCAGAGGGACAGCGACCAGCTCTCGCTTTGTTTCGACCCGACCAGCGATGCCGTGGGTGAATTCGATGAAGGCCGCCCGCTGTTCGAAAACGGCGAAGCTGCCGAAGCGACCCAGCAGATTCTCGACTTCTGCCAGAACTTCGAAAGCGCAGCCCAGCGCACTCAGTCGTTCATTACGCAGCTGATCGAAAACGAGCTTCTCATGGACGGCGAAGTGTCGATCCAGACCGACGGCTCCGACAAGCCGTTCCTCTACCGCGGCTTCAAGATGGTCGATCAGGATAAGGTTCGTGAACTTCCTGCGGCGAAGGTCGAAGAGTTCAACAAGAACGGCCTGATGATGCTCATTCACGCCCACCTGTTCTCGCTCGACAACATGCGTACGATCTTCTCGCGCCAGGTCCAGCAGGGCTGGAAGCCCGAGGCAATCGCAGAAAACGGTGCCGCAAACGTCTAA